One window from the genome of Desulfobacterales bacterium encodes:
- the pgsA gene encoding CDP-diacylglycerol--glycerol-3-phosphate 3-phosphatidyltransferase, with protein MNIPNIITIIRILLVPLLVIFLLDGRYDLGLLVFVTAGIGDGLDGLLARLLDQKTEFGARLDPIADKLLLVTSCVTLAVLGRLPGWVAVVIVSRDIIILGGIGVLMLNGLSPDIKPTMLGKMTTFFQLVTVSFFMGKEFVGTYWHLHNHLVILVIFFTLLSGFQYIILGSRILGQKGGNHHQ; from the coding sequence ATGAACATCCCGAATATCATTACCATTATCCGGATTCTTCTGGTCCCGCTGCTGGTTATTTTTCTGCTCGATGGAAGATATGATCTCGGCCTGCTGGTCTTTGTCACCGCTGGAATCGGCGATGGTCTGGACGGCCTCCTGGCCCGGCTGCTCGATCAGAAAACCGAATTCGGCGCCCGGCTCGATCCCATTGCCGACAAGCTCCTGCTGGTCACCTCCTGCGTGACCCTGGCCGTTCTCGGCCGGCTGCCCGGCTGGGTGGCGGTGGTCATTGTCAGCCGGGACATCATTATCCTGGGCGGGATCGGGGTGCTGATGCTCAACGGGCTCTCTCCTGACATCAAGCCGACCATGCTCGGCAAGATGACCACCTTTTTCCAGTTGGTGACCGTGAGTTTTTTCATGGGCAAGGAATTTGTCGGCACCTACTGGCATCTCCATAATCATCTCGTCATCCTGGTGATTTTTTTCACCCTGCTTTCCGGGTTCCAGTACATTATCCTGGGCAGCAGAATCCTGGGACAGAAAGGGGGAAACCATCATCAATGA
- the purB gene encoding adenylosuccinate lyase, with amino-acid sequence MDRTIYQEPLVSRYTSPEMQKLFSEQFRIENWRRCWVALAEAQYELGLTNIITPEMLDQLRAHITDIDFETAGRKEKEIRHDVMAHVFTYGLACPKAEGIIHLGATSQFVVCNTDLIIQKQALAFIKKALINVIANLARFCGRHKDLATLGFTHYQPAQPTTVGKRNTLYIQDLLMDLDAIEFLESQVKARGAKGTVGTQATFIELFKGDDAKVRQLDDLVAQKLGFTNVFPVTGQTYPRKLDMKTSETLAGIGASAHKFAVDLRLLSNLKVQEEPFARQQVGSSAMAYKRNPMRSERMTGLARKLMGLTANFSATCANQWFERTLDDSAIRRMDIPQAFLLTDAILKLYLNITSDMVVFPKQIERHLRQELPFMATEKILMASVERGKSRQEMHELIKVHSVDAGRVVKEQGLDNDLVERLATDKRIPFDRDELEALINDYQQFTGRAAAQTEEFLRQVVEPRLQANQELIGEIDASLSV; translated from the coding sequence ATGGATCGCACTATTTATCAGGAACCGCTGGTGAGCCGCTATACCAGCCCGGAGATGCAGAAACTGTTTTCCGAACAGTTCCGGATCGAGAACTGGCGGCGCTGCTGGGTTGCCCTGGCCGAGGCCCAGTACGAGCTGGGGCTTACCAATATCATCACCCCGGAGATGCTCGACCAGTTGCGGGCCCATATCACGGACATAGACTTTGAGACCGCCGGCCGCAAGGAAAAAGAGATCCGCCACGACGTGATGGCCCATGTGTTCACCTATGGCCTGGCCTGTCCCAAGGCCGAGGGGATCATCCATCTCGGCGCCACTTCCCAGTTCGTGGTCTGCAACACCGACCTGATCATCCAGAAACAGGCCCTGGCCTTCATTAAAAAAGCCTTAATCAACGTGATCGCCAACCTGGCCCGCTTCTGTGGCCGGCATAAGGACCTGGCCACCCTGGGCTTTACCCATTACCAGCCGGCCCAGCCGACCACGGTCGGCAAAAGGAACACCCTCTATATCCAGGACCTGCTGATGGATCTCGATGCCATCGAGTTCCTGGAAAGCCAGGTCAAGGCCCGCGGCGCCAAGGGTACGGTGGGCACCCAGGCCACCTTTATCGAGCTGTTCAAGGGTGATGACGCCAAGGTGCGGCAATTGGACGATCTTGTTGCTCAAAAGCTTGGATTTACAAATGTTTTTCCGGTTACCGGTCAGACCTACCCCCGCAAGCTGGACATGAAAACCAGTGAGACCCTGGCCGGGATCGGCGCCTCGGCCCATAAGTTTGCCGTGGACCTGCGGCTGCTCTCCAACCTCAAGGTCCAGGAGGAGCCATTTGCCAGGCAGCAGGTCGGCAGTTCAGCCATGGCCTATAAACGCAATCCCATGCGCTCCGAGCGGATGACCGGCCTGGCCCGCAAGTTGATGGGCCTCACGGCCAACTTCAGCGCCACCTGTGCCAACCAATGGTTTGAGCGGACCCTGGATGACTCGGCCATCCGCAGAATGGATATCCCCCAGGCCTTTCTGCTCACTGATGCCATCCTGAAGCTCTACCTGAACATCACCAGCGATATGGTTGTTTTTCCGAAACAGATCGAGCGGCATCTTCGTCAGGAACTCCCCTTTATGGCCACTGAGAAGATCCTGATGGCCAGTGTGGAGCGCGGCAAGAGCCGACAGGAGATGCACGAGCTGATCAAGGTTCATTCCGTGGATGCCGGCCGGGTTGTCAAGGAACAGGGATTGGATAATGACCTTGTCGAGCGGTTGGCAACCGATAAGCGGATCCCCTTTGACCGGGACGAGTTGGAAGCCCTGATCAATGATTACCAGCAGTTCACCGGCCGGGCCGCGGCCCAGACCGAAGAATTCCTCCGGCAGGTGGTGGAACCCCGCCTGCAGGCCAACCAGGAGCTGATCGGCGAAATTGACGCCAGTCTCTCGGTCTGA
- a CDS encoding DUF4911 domain-containing protein, translated as MTRNCSKLRLRIAPQRIHFLKYILEGYDGLAILTTLDGREGAVEISFPPEQEQELALLLAELRPALTLNP; from the coding sequence ATGACACGTAACTGTTCAAAATTACGGCTGCGGATTGCGCCGCAACGGATTCATTTCCTTAAATACATTCTTGAAGGCTATGACGGCCTGGCGATCCTGACAACCCTTGATGGCCGGGAAGGCGCGGTGGAAATCTCTTTTCCCCCTGAACAGGAGCAGGAGCTTGCCCTTCTCCTGGCGGAGTTGCGCCCTGCCCTTACCCTTAACCCTTGA
- the miaB gene encoding tRNA (N6-isopentenyl adenosine(37)-C2)-methylthiotransferase MiaB, protein MKLKKYAYIETFGCQMNERDSEIIGQLLGRADYLPTRDLDQADLVVVNTCSIRAKAEQKVYSLLGRLKKYKQKKPSLIVTVAGCVAQQEGEKLPARMPQVDIVVGTQNIYQLPGLVREVEENKGPRVAIDLSKSFVIPRHLPSPLPDSPVFSPRERLFKKFVTIMQGCNNFCTYCVVPFTRGREVSRDPADILAEVRVLVDNGIREITLLGQNVNSYGLDKGNEHIRFPELLAAVAGTKGLKRLRFTTSNPKDLSDELIRCFIEINILCPHFHLPVQSGANRILKKMNRKYTIETYLERVAALRRARPDLALTTDIIVGFPGETDADFEATMELLEKVRYHGAFSFKYSDRPGARSAGFDNKVDEEVKGERLARLQARQNEISQEVNRRYVGSRMEVMIEGPGKGHRGQWSGRTGTNQIVNFPAPDQLPAPGEIRMVQIEEACLHSLRGKLL, encoded by the coding sequence ATGAAATTGAAAAAATACGCATATATCGAAACCTTCGGCTGCCAGATGAACGAGCGCGACTCGGAGATCATCGGCCAGCTCCTGGGCCGGGCCGACTACCTGCCGACCCGGGACCTGGACCAGGCCGACCTGGTGGTGGTGAACACCTGCTCCATCCGGGCCAAGGCCGAGCAGAAGGTCTACAGCCTGTTGGGCCGGCTGAAGAAGTACAAGCAGAAAAAACCGTCCCTGATCGTCACCGTTGCCGGCTGCGTGGCCCAGCAGGAAGGAGAAAAACTGCCGGCCCGGATGCCCCAGGTGGATATCGTGGTGGGCACCCAGAACATCTACCAACTGCCCGGACTGGTCAGGGAGGTGGAGGAGAACAAAGGACCCCGGGTGGCGATCGATCTGTCAAAATCCTTTGTCATCCCCCGCCACCTCCCCTCCCCGCTCCCCGATAGCCCGGTTTTTTCGCCCAGGGAGCGTCTTTTTAAAAAATTCGTCACCATCATGCAGGGATGCAACAACTTCTGCACCTACTGCGTGGTGCCCTTTACCCGGGGCCGGGAGGTGAGCAGGGACCCGGCCGATATCCTGGCCGAGGTCCGGGTCCTGGTTGACAATGGTATCCGGGAGATCACCCTGCTCGGCCAGAACGTCAACTCATACGGGCTGGACAAGGGAAACGAACATATCCGTTTTCCGGAACTGCTGGCCGCGGTGGCCGGGACCAAGGGCCTCAAGCGGCTCCGTTTTACCACCTCCAACCCCAAGGATCTGTCCGACGAGTTGATCCGCTGTTTTATCGAGATCAACATCCTCTGTCCCCATTTTCATCTGCCGGTGCAGTCAGGCGCCAACCGGATCCTGAAAAAAATGAACCGGAAATATACCATTGAGACCTACCTGGAGCGGGTGGCGGCCCTGCGCCGGGCCCGGCCGGACCTGGCCCTGACCACCGACATTATCGTCGGGTTTCCGGGCGAGACGGACGCGGATTTCGAGGCCACCATGGAGCTGCTCGAAAAAGTACGCTACCATGGCGCCTTTTCCTTCAAGTATTCGGACCGGCCCGGGGCCAGATCCGCTGGTTTTGACAACAAGGTGGACGAGGAGGTCAAGGGGGAACGATTGGCCCGGCTCCAGGCCCGGCAGAACGAGATCAGCCAGGAGGTGAACCGCCGATATGTCGGCAGCCGGATGGAGGTAATGATCGAGGGGCCGGGCAAGGGCCACCGGGGGCAGTGGAGCGGCAGGACCGGAACCAACCAGATCGTTAATTTCCCGGCCCCGGATCAGTTGCCGGCCCCGGGTGAGATCCGGATGGTCCAAATCGAGGAGGCCTGCCTGCATTCGTTGCGGGGGAAACTTTTATAA
- the cimA gene encoding citramalate synthase, whose product MSQQIVIYDTTLRDGTQAENFNLSVEDRVRISLKLDQLGIDFIEGGWPGSNPGAVEFFKEIRNYDLKYARLTAFGSTRNFSNPVDKDPNLRAILDAKTPGVTIFGKSWGVHVRDALRISLDDNLLIIEESLAYLRPHVKYLFYDAEHFFDGFKQNRDYALTTLERAVAGGAECLVLCDTNGGTLANEIPAIIETVRNHLASSGHPVPLGIHAHNDSDSAVANSLMAVSCGATHVQGTINGYGERCGNANLTSIIPGLTLKMGYDSEAGRRLNKLSETSRFVNELANLPHNKYQPYVGRAAFAHKGGIHVAAVKRNPLTYEHIEPERVGNVRRILISDQSGKSNVLHKAQQFGLDLDSADPVVNAIVKELKELENRGFQYEGAEASFELLMRRALGTLDTRRRFFELKSFRVLSQKSKTDEAPLDEATIRIEVGGEEVHTAALGNGPVNALDKALRKALIRFYPKLKEMSLEDYKVRVLSGEHGTGAKVRVLIQSRDHGGEWGTVGVSEDIIDASWQALVDSITYKLLKDEQKKDDRTAHSG is encoded by the coding sequence ATGTCTCAGCAGATCGTAATCTACGATACCACGTTGCGGGACGGCACCCAGGCCGAGAATTTCAACCTTTCGGTGGAAGACCGGGTCCGGATCAGCCTGAAACTGGACCAACTGGGGATCGACTTCATCGAAGGGGGCTGGCCCGGTTCCAACCCCGGTGCGGTTGAGTTTTTCAAGGAGATCAGGAACTATGATCTGAAATATGCCAGACTCACTGCATTCGGCAGCACCCGTAACTTCAGCAACCCGGTTGATAAGGACCCCAACCTCCGGGCAATACTGGATGCGAAAACCCCGGGGGTGACCATTTTCGGCAAGAGCTGGGGGGTCCATGTCCGCGACGCGCTGCGGATCTCTTTGGACGACAACCTGCTGATCATCGAGGAATCGCTGGCCTATCTCCGGCCCCATGTGAAGTATCTATTCTATGATGCCGAACATTTTTTCGATGGTTTCAAGCAGAACCGGGACTATGCCCTGACCACCCTGGAACGGGCGGTTGCCGGCGGGGCCGAGTGTCTGGTCCTCTGTGACACCAACGGCGGCACCTTGGCCAACGAGATCCCGGCAATCATCGAAACGGTCCGCAACCACCTGGCGAGCAGCGGACATCCGGTTCCGCTGGGGATCCATGCCCATAACGATTCCGACAGCGCGGTGGCCAACTCGCTGATGGCCGTGTCCTGCGGCGCCACCCATGTCCAGGGCACCATCAACGGCTATGGCGAGCGGTGCGGCAATGCCAACCTTACCTCGATCATCCCCGGACTCACCCTGAAGATGGGCTATGACAGCGAGGCTGGCAGACGGTTGAATAAGTTGAGCGAGACCTCCCGCTTTGTCAACGAACTGGCCAATCTGCCCCATAACAAGTATCAGCCCTATGTGGGACGGGCCGCATTCGCCCATAAGGGCGGGATCCATGTCGCGGCGGTGAAACGGAACCCGCTCACTTACGAACATATCGAGCCGGAACGGGTGGGCAATGTCCGGCGGATCCTGATCTCCGACCAGTCCGGCAAAAGCAATGTCCTCCATAAGGCCCAGCAGTTCGGCCTTGACCTGGACAGCGCCGACCCGGTGGTGAACGCCATTGTCAAGGAACTTAAAGAGTTGGAGAATCGCGGCTTCCAGTATGAGGGCGCCGAGGCCTCTTTCGAGTTACTGATGCGGCGGGCCCTGGGCACCCTGGACACCCGGCGACGCTTTTTCGAACTCAAGAGTTTCCGGGTGCTCAGCCAGAAATCAAAAACCGATGAGGCGCCCCTGGACGAGGCCACCATCCGGATCGAGGTGGGCGGCGAGGAGGTGCATACCGCGGCCCTGGGCAATGGCCCGGTCAATGCGCTGGATAAGGCGCTGCGCAAGGCATTGATCCGGTTTTATCCCAAGCTCAAGGAGATGTCCCTGGAGGATTACAAGGTCCGGGTACTCTCGGGCGAGCATGGAACCGGGGCCAAGGTCCGGGTGCTGATCCAGTCCCGGGACCATGGCGGCGAATGGGGTACGGTCGGGGTGTCCGAGGATATCATCGACGCCTCCTGGCAGGCCCTGGTGGACAGCATCACCTATAAACTGCTCAAGGATGAACAAAAAAAGGATGACCGCACCGCCCACAGTGGTTGA
- a CDS encoding metal ABC transporter substrate-binding protein: MKRIYTLISRLAAVFFIFLGLCQTTAAAEIRYVATIHPLAEILKSITRTRAEVIGLLPPGTSPHTFAPTPSDLTRLHGALALFYIGPGLDREWIGRLPAERKIEVIRLVPRENRLAINSHHEHGDHDIDHAGQLVDPHFWTDPHTVRAMLPGLVDTLVSLDPGGRAVYERNAAIFSHELEGLDQELARLLAPCQETPYFLFHPSFQYLFARYHLRLAGLVEPFPGREPGPRSIATMVKKIKKSGVAMIFTEPQLPRRSARIIAEAAGVGLAMLDPLGGVEGRDSLAQLLRYNGQTLRRAVGR, from the coding sequence ATGAAGAGGATATATACCCTTATCAGCCGGCTGGCCGCGGTCTTCTTTATTTTTCTGGGCCTGTGTCAGACCACCGCGGCAGCTGAAATCCGCTATGTGGCCACCATCCACCCCCTGGCCGAGATTCTCAAGAGCATCACCCGGACCAGGGCCGAGGTGATCGGCCTGCTGCCGCCGGGCACCTCGCCCCACACCTTTGCACCGACCCCCTCGGACCTCACCCGGCTCCATGGCGCCCTGGCCCTGTTTTATATAGGGCCGGGACTTGACCGGGAATGGATCGGCCGGCTGCCCGCTGAGCGGAAGATCGAGGTAATCCGGTTGGTTCCCCGGGAGAACCGGCTGGCCATCAACAGCCACCATGAGCACGGGGATCATGATATTGATCATGCGGGGCAGCTTGTTGATCCCCATTTCTGGACCGATCCCCACACCGTGCGGGCCATGCTGCCCGGACTGGTCGACACCCTGGTCTCCCTTGACCCGGGGGGCAGGGCTGTTTATGAACGGAATGCAGCGATTTTTTCCCATGAGCTGGAAGGGCTCGACCAGGAGTTGGCCCGGCTGCTTGCTCCCTGTCAAGAGACGCCCTATTTTCTGTTCCACCCATCGTTCCAATACCTTTTTGCCCGCTATCATCTCCGGCTTGCCGGGCTGGTCGAGCCGTTTCCCGGCCGGGAGCCGGGGCCGCGATCCATTGCAACCATGGTCAAAAAAATAAAAAAATCCGGGGTTGCAATGATCTTTACCGAACCGCAGTTGCCCCGCCGCTCGGCGCGGATCATTGCCGAGGCGGCCGGGGTCGGCCTGGCAATGCTCGATCCCCTGGGCGGAGTGGAAGGCCGTGATTCCCTGGCCCAGTTGCTTCGTTACAACGGACAGACCCTGCGCCGGGCCGTTGGCCGGTAG
- the miaA gene encoding tRNA (adenosine(37)-N6)-dimethylallyltransferase MiaA, translated as MIDTVSPIIILAGPTGVGKTSLSLEIAEKYSAEIVGVDSMQVYRYMDIGTAKPTPAERARAPHHLIDFIDPADHYTAGRYVVDAWAAIREIRGRGRIPFLVGGTGMYLQSLLSGLFSHQPGSLSGDNEKSRLAWRESLKKRLAKEGREPLYQELRKYDPVSAARIHPNDSQRLLRALEIFFSTGIPWSEHLARQQAMKGKAKTGHLLKLGLFREREQLYQRINMRVELMVAAGLKDEVQGLLDMGYHGGLKPMQSIGYLHMVRYLAGHRTWDETIRQLARDTRQYAKRQYTWFKRDPEINWFSPQKTKEIFTRINAFLGKRRI; from the coding sequence ATGATCGATACCGTCTCGCCCATCATTATCCTGGCCGGTCCCACCGGGGTCGGCAAGACCTCCCTCTCCCTGGAGATCGCGGAAAAATATTCCGCTGAGATCGTGGGGGTGGACTCGATGCAGGTCTACCGGTACATGGACATCGGCACGGCCAAGCCGACCCCGGCGGAACGGGCCCGGGCCCCCCACCATCTCATCGATTTCATTGATCCGGCAGACCATTACACCGCCGGCCGTTACGTTGTCGATGCCTGGGCCGCAATCAGGGAGATCCGGGGCCGGGGCCGGATTCCTTTCCTGGTCGGCGGAACCGGGATGTACCTCCAGAGTTTATTGTCCGGGCTGTTCAGCCATCAACCGGGGTCGTTATCAGGGGACAATGAAAAAAGCCGGCTGGCCTGGCGGGAATCGTTAAAAAAAAGGCTGGCCAAAGAGGGCAGGGAACCCCTGTATCAGGAGTTGCGGAAATATGATCCGGTCTCTGCGGCGCGGATCCACCCCAATGACAGCCAACGGCTGCTCCGGGCCCTGGAGATTTTTTTTAGCACCGGAATTCCCTGGTCAGAGCATCTTGCCCGGCAACAGGCCATGAAAGGCAAGGCAAAGACCGGTCATCTGCTCAAGCTGGGGCTTTTCCGTGAGCGGGAGCAGCTCTATCAGCGGATAAACATGCGGGTCGAATTGATGGTTGCGGCGGGCCTGAAGGACGAGGTGCAAGGTCTTCTCGATATGGGTTATCATGGCGGACTCAAGCCCATGCAGTCCATCGGCTATCTCCATATGGTCCGATACCTTGCCGGCCACCGGACCTGGGATGAAACAATCCGGCAGCTGGCCCGGGATACCAGGCAATACGCCAAGAGACAGTATACCTGGTTTAAACGCGACCCGGAGATCAACTGGTTTTCTCCGCAAAAAACAAAAGAAATATTCACCCGGATTAACGCCTTTCTCGGAAAGCGCCGCATATAG
- the recJ gene encoding single-stranded-DNA-specific exonuclease RecJ: protein MASGLAIPPDIARLLLQRGIAGEDSARAFLGPTFAQLPPPRSLLGMNQGVAVIEQALSQKMPVTVYGDYDVDGITATALLVRFLRLLGLAVTPYQPDRLTEGYGLNQQAIRKLHARAMKQHGVAGVLVTVDCGITSIAEVTLARELGFLVVITDHHLPLPHLPPADALINPLQPGCPFPDKNLAGVGVAFYYCMGLRSHLVEQGFWPETKKIPNLKTFLDLVALGTIADVVSLTGVNRVFVRAGLEVINQKKGDAALGPGLNALFELANIGARGITVEDISFRISPRINAAGRVGSPETAIDLLLTEDPEQARSLARTLENTNQQRREIEAQVHEQALALAGEEVRQGRRGLVLWGQGWHPGVIGITAARLAEQFWRPCILFAVDGDLAKGSARSVPDVDLHQLLCACNQEHLVRFGGHAGAAGVQINTQHLEIFKKDFERQISIQVNPELLVPRLWIDAHLNFQELFVESFLSNYIKLFPFGRGNPEPVFVVKGCRLTDLQVVGPGQDHLRFVVRADNMSRQGIAFGFSDMAATLREKEVDLAFRLRLNEFRGRKRWELIAQDMVIETR from the coding sequence ATGGCCAGTGGCCTGGCGATTCCGCCGGACATTGCCCGGCTGCTTCTCCAGCGGGGGATCGCCGGTGAAGATTCCGCCAGGGCCTTTCTCGGGCCGACATTTGCCCAGCTGCCTCCACCCCGGTCTCTCCTGGGGATGAACCAGGGGGTTGCGGTTATTGAACAGGCATTATCACAAAAAATGCCGGTCACCGTGTATGGTGATTACGATGTTGACGGTATTACCGCAACCGCTCTGCTGGTCCGCTTCCTTCGCCTCCTGGGCCTGGCGGTGACCCCGTATCAACCGGATCGACTGACCGAAGGGTATGGTCTCAACCAGCAGGCGATCCGCAAACTCCACGCCCGGGCCATGAAACAGCATGGTGTTGCCGGGGTCCTGGTCACGGTTGATTGCGGAATCACAAGTATTGCCGAGGTGACCCTTGCCCGGGAACTGGGGTTTCTGGTGGTCATCACCGACCACCACCTGCCGTTGCCACACCTGCCGCCGGCCGATGCGCTGATCAACCCCCTGCAGCCGGGCTGCCCGTTTCCGGACAAGAACCTGGCCGGGGTCGGGGTTGCTTTTTATTATTGCATGGGATTACGCAGCCATCTGGTCGAACAGGGGTTTTGGCCCGAAACAAAAAAAATCCCCAATCTGAAAACATTTCTTGACCTTGTGGCCCTGGGCACCATTGCCGACGTCGTCTCCCTGACCGGGGTGAACCGGGTATTTGTCCGCGCCGGTCTGGAGGTGATAAACCAGAAGAAAGGAGACGCAGCTCTTGGCCCGGGCCTGAACGCATTGTTCGAGCTGGCAAATATCGGCGCCAGGGGTATCACCGTTGAAGACATATCCTTTCGGATCAGTCCGCGGATCAATGCCGCCGGCAGGGTAGGGAGTCCGGAGACAGCAATTGATCTCTTGTTGACCGAGGACCCGGAACAGGCGCGCTCCCTGGCAAGGACCCTGGAGAACACCAACCAGCAACGCAGGGAAATAGAGGCCCAAGTCCATGAACAGGCCCTGGCCCTGGCCGGTGAAGAGGTAAGGCAGGGCCGCCGCGGGCTGGTGCTCTGGGGCCAAGGATGGCATCCCGGGGTGATCGGGATCACCGCCGCCCGGCTGGCCGAACAGTTCTGGCGGCCGTGCATACTTTTTGCGGTGGACGGTGATCTGGCCAAGGGGTCGGCCCGGTCAGTGCCTGATGTCGATCTCCATCAACTGCTCTGCGCCTGCAATCAGGAGCACTTAGTTCGGTTCGGCGGTCATGCCGGGGCGGCCGGGGTGCAGATAAACACGCAACATCTTGAAATATTTAAAAAAGATTTTGAAAGGCAGATATCGATCCAGGTAAACCCGGAACTCCTTGTTCCCAGGCTATGGATCGACGCCCATTTGAATTTCCAGGAATTATTTGTCGAGTCCTTTCTGAGCAATTATATTAAACTGTTTCCGTTCGGGCGTGGAAACCCTGAACCGGTCTTTGTTGTCAAGGGATGCCGCCTCACGGATCTCCAGGTGGTGGGCCCGGGCCAGGATCATCTTCGCTTTGTGGTCCGGGCCGACAACATGAGCCGGCAGGGCATTGCTTTCGGTTTCAGCGACATGGCCGCAACCTTACGGGAAAAAGAGGTCGATCTGGCGTTCCGGCTGCGGTTGAACGAGTTCCGCGGCCGGAAAAGGTGGGAACTCATTGCCCAGGATATGGTTATTGAAACAAGATAA
- a CDS encoding TolC family protein — translation MKATIIFFVIVCCWLVPGSRPAAATEAVEILTLADCVRAVLRNNPAITMAEAGQKASEAALAGAEKNLLPSFSARYDYKRQPDVTIVTENYYSYSVTVSQPLYQGKALVTAVDLGKLRKQAADTNMVKTVNDLVFAVNSAYFGVLKSDKLVEVARQAIARLESHCRDSQAFFDAGLIPKNDLLTSEVLLAQGRQDLRQAENRAAMARADLNLLMGNEVRFPVALADVLRHPDRRVVWEDVLKQALAMRPEIKEGELIHAQADKNVILARASYLPSLSLAATYLKQGDTPGAVSYPLGPSEVKQAQATLEWRFFAWGQSDDKVAEARFQTMQAQEALARIKDRVTLELREAFLGLEQARANIAVTAKAVQQAEENFRINESRYQAQLNTSTDVLDAQTLLTRARTNNYNALYEFNIALSRLDWATGVLGHEMADNQ, via the coding sequence ATGAAAGCAACAATCATCTTTTTTGTCATTGTCTGCTGCTGGCTTGTCCCTGGTTCCAGACCAGCGGCCGCGACCGAGGCGGTCGAGATCCTGACCCTTGCCGACTGTGTGCGGGCCGTGTTGCGGAACAATCCGGCGATCACCATGGCCGAGGCCGGGCAGAAGGCCAGTGAAGCAGCGCTGGCCGGCGCGGAAAAGAATCTTCTGCCCTCTTTTTCCGCCCGCTACGACTACAAGCGTCAGCCGGATGTCACCATCGTCACTGAGAACTATTACAGCTATTCGGTCACGGTATCCCAGCCGCTGTACCAGGGTAAGGCCCTGGTAACCGCCGTGGACCTGGGAAAACTGCGAAAACAGGCGGCAGACACCAATATGGTCAAAACGGTGAACGACCTGGTATTCGCCGTTAACAGCGCATATTTCGGGGTTTTAAAGAGCGACAAACTGGTTGAGGTGGCCCGACAGGCCATTGCCCGTCTGGAATCACATTGCCGGGATTCCCAGGCCTTTTTTGATGCCGGGCTGATCCCCAAGAACGATCTCTTGACCAGCGAGGTGCTCCTGGCCCAGGGCCGTCAGGACCTTCGCCAGGCGGAAAACAGAGCGGCCATGGCCCGGGCCGACCTCAACCTGCTGATGGGCAACGAGGTGCGCTTCCCGGTTGCGTTGGCAGATGTTCTCCGCCATCCGGATCGCCGGGTGGTCTGGGAAGATGTACTCAAACAGGCCTTGGCGATGCGGCCGGAGATTAAAGAGGGAGAACTCATCCACGCCCAGGCCGATAAGAATGTCATCCTGGCCCGGGCTTCATACCTGCCCTCCCTCTCCCTGGCGGCCACCTATCTGAAACAGGGCGATACCCCGGGGGCTGTCTCCTACCCGTTGGGACCGAGCGAGGTAAAACAGGCCCAGGCCACCCTGGAATGGCGCTTTTTTGCCTGGGGCCAGTCCGATGACAAGGTGGCCGAGGCCCGGTTCCAGACGATGCAGGCCCAGGAGGCGCTCGCCCGGATCAAGGACCGGGTCACCCTGGAGCTGCGCGAGGCCTTTCTTGGACTGGAGCAGGCCCGGGCCAATATCGCGGTCACTGCCAAGGCCGTGCAGCAGGCTGAGGAAAACTTCCGGATCAATGAGTCCCGCTACCAGGCGCAGCTGAACACCTCGACCGATGTCCTGGATGCCCAGACCCTGCTGACCCGGGCCCGGACCAACAACTATAATGCCCTGTACGAGTTTAATATCGCTCTGTCCAGACTGGACTGGGCCACCGGGGTCCTGGGCCATGAAATGGCGGACAATCAATGA
- a CDS encoding helix-hairpin-helix domain-containing protein — protein MTAPPTVVDISCRAQRITPDLRPAVLVVVGLCLLVARMSGLTSPPWDSRPGGTDTLAGAYSRPGPGSLPPAVRHIFFRPVPINLVDQEVLAALPGIGPRLAERIVLLRHRQGKITRPGQLLAIPGISARKLARLRPWLSFAEHDPPL, from the coding sequence ATGACCGCACCGCCCACAGTGGTTGACATATCCTGCCGGGCGCAAAGGATTACCCCTGACCTGCGGCCCGCGGTTCTTGTTGTTGTCGGTCTTTGCCTGCTCGTTGCCCGGATGAGCGGCCTTACCTCGCCGCCATGGGACTCAAGACCAGGGGGGACGGACACCCTTGCCGGAGCGTACTCCCGGCCCGGCCCCGGGTCGCTGCCGCCGGCGGTGCGTCACATCTTTTTCCGTCCCGTGCCGATTAATCTCGTTGACCAGGAGGTACTGGCGGCACTGCCGGGGATCGGTCCCCGGTTGGCCGAACGGATCGTCCTGCTTCGTCATCGGCAAGGGAAAATAACCAGACCCGGGCAACTGCTGGCCATCCCTGGAATCAGTGCCCGGAAACTGGCCCGGTTGCGTCCGTGGCTTTCCTTTGCGGAACACGACCCCCCGCTCTAA